GCGCCGATGGCTTCGCGAAACTTACCGTCGTTGACTTGCAGAGTTCCGATCGCGACCCAGTACTCGGGGTGCGGTCGCACATCGGATGTTACGTTTTCGAGCCACCAATTCGTCGCCGCCTCGTCTTGCATCTCGGTCACGACGCGACCGTAAAACGCCCACACCCAGTTCGGCGCATCGCCACGATCGAGTTCTGCTCGCAACAGTCTCGCAGTCGTTGCAAGATCGTCTTCGGTGTACGCCTGCCTTGCTCGCCCCGTGTTTCCGATGGGCAGGTACGGCCGGTCGCCCGCCGCCAGTGACGCGACCGTTTCGGCGCGATGGTAAATCGCGTCGGGCACCGAAATCAGACTCTGCAGTTCGTCTTCGCGGACGTCGCCGGCCTGACACAAACTGCGGATCAATCGGGCGGCTTCATATCGACGCCCTTGGCGGTTGTAGATGTATGCGAGCGGTCGCCTGGCCACGTTGGCATCGGGATACCACGACAAAATTTGACGATACCGTTTGGCGGCGCCGCCCCAGTCCTCGATCTCCATGCACCAATCGGCCGCCTGACCAAAAGCAGCAACGCCGGCCTGCGGATCGTCACTTGGAATTTCGCCGAGCAGATCGATTGCGCCTCGGACGTCACCCAGGTCTTTCAAAACTTGCGCCAACCGAAACAGGATGGATGCATCGCCCGGGTCGCGAACCAGCATCCGCTTCAGCATCGCCGCCGCATCCGACAATCGCCCGGAACCGATCGCCGCATCCACGGCCTGGTTCTTGTCGGCGGTTTCGACTGGGGGTTCGGTTCGCGTGGGCTCCGTCCTTGTGGGTTCTGGTGAAGTCATTGGCTTCCCCGTCGCGGAATCGCCTTTTTCCTCGGAAGAAGAAGTCCGCTGGGAATCCGAAACCGTTTCGATGGGGTCCGATCGACTGCATCCAAAGACGGCAAGCAATACCGTCATCGCGACATGCGCTCGAAAAAACGCAACAGATCGGCCCAGTTTAGGAGTTAGCATCGTTTGCCGAACTTAGTGAAGACCGTCGCTTCGAGACGGCGACGAGGAGGCATCATTCTAGTGTTTTGGGACGACTCCATTTTAGAGCAACGAAACACGTTGGAAGTTCTGGTTGGTGTTGCGTTTTGGGCGAAAGCCTTGACGGCCCCACCAGCGGCCGACACGGGAACGTTTAACTTTCCCGGTCAATCGCTCGAGCCAGAGTTGACTCGGAAGAAATGGCTGAGCCCGTGGACTCAACCGCAATCGGGGCGACAGGATTCGAACCTGCGACCTACTGGTCCCAAACCAGTCGCGCTACCAGCCTGCGCCACGCCCCGTTCAGTTGCGTTTGCACAGAGTAGCTGACCGGCGGCTTTTGCGAAAGGTTCACTTGCATCATGCTTTTTGGAGCCGTCCGACCGGTCGGCGGCAACGGGCTTGGCTTCATCTGGATGCGGGAAAAACGGCAAATGCGAGTCTTAGTGACCGGATGCGGTGGCTTTTTGGGGGGCGAAATCGTTCGTCAATTGCTGGAACGTGGCGACGAAGTTGTCGGAATTTCTAGAAAGGAATACCCCGATTTGGTCGCAATCGGGATGAAGCCGGTCCGCGGCGACTTGTCGGATCCTGATTTTTTTCGTCGCAGTGGATCCGAAATCGAGTTCGGAACCCTCGATGCCGTCGTTCATACCGCTGCAGTGGCCGGTGTTTGGGGGCCTTGGCAGCACTATTTTCGCAACAATGTGACGGCGACGGAAAACGTGATCGCGGCCTGCCAGTCCCGCGGCATCGGGCGACTCGTTTTCACCAGCAGCCCCAGCGTAACGTTCGCCGGCACCGACCAACGGGGCGTCGACGAATCCGAACCCTATCCGACCCGCTGGCTGTGCCACTATTCGCACACCAAAGCGATCGCCGAACAAGCCGTGATCGCGGCCGATACCGTGGGAGACTTGAGAACGGTTTCGCTGCGGCCTCACTTGATTTGGGGTGAAAACGACCCTCATTTGCTGCCGCGAATGATCGAAAGAGCCCGTCAA
The sequence above is a segment of the Rubripirellula tenax genome. Coding sequences within it:
- a CDS encoding NAD-dependent epimerase/dehydratase family protein; translation: MRVLVTGCGGFLGGEIVRQLLERGDEVVGISRKEYPDLVAIGMKPVRGDLSDPDFFRRSGSEIEFGTLDAVVHTAAVAGVWGPWQHYFRNNVTATENVIAACQSRGIGRLVFTSSPSVTFAGTDQRGVDESEPYPTRWLCHYSHTKAIAEQAVIAADTVGDLRTVSLRPHLIWGENDPHLLPRMIERARQGRLRIVGDGNNRVDTVHVINAAAAHLDSLDSLAGDAERAAGRAYFITQDEPVDCWDWIGEVCRIAGVRPPDKRISAGTAYRLGGALEAIYRILRKSDEPPMTRFVAAQLSTDHYFDTSAAKQRLGYRVRISMEEGLDRLRRAWA